The following proteins are encoded in a genomic region of Sorangiineae bacterium MSr12523:
- a CDS encoding protein kinase, translating to MSRRDPLENKVVAGRFVIEEPAGSGGMGVVYRARDQQRDGARVALKVLHSTAYVQQFQERFEREAQVLSTLNHPGIVSYVDHGTTPQGESYLVMEWLEGEDLETRLEREGLTLGETLTLFRKIADALSAAHRHGIVHRDLKPGNIFLVGGRPDAVSLVDFGVARLVSSHLTTPGLAIGTPRYMAPEQARGEPDVGPSADVFTLGCVMFQCLTGESPFVGGHPAFVMANILLQEAPRLRTRRPAMPQSVEDLVARMLAKDPQHRPKDASALLQALDALGSLPDTAAPEPPPSVQRSAHPQLAVPLLDEQQLVSVIVSVSENRRESPRTAFADALRGRFGARVELLVDGSVVAVLAQTERMTATDQAVHAARCALVMRQEQPWRRVVVTTGRGVVGANHPSGEAIDRAGSLMQAFTETESASTRSGVLIDDVTARLLDARFLVSRTSSGHCVLEAEHHTDEARPLLGRPTPCVGRERELALLRMLLSECSDESVARLALIIAPPGTGKSRVRREFLRQVARDDATVETLVGHSDPTRAGAPYGLLWDALRRLADVHDGEELPLQQSKLRERVRRHVPSNEAQFVSEFLGELCGIPFPSEASPKLRDARNEPHMMAGLVNRAFVSFFRAESNAHPVLLVLEDLQWGDALTVRVVDAMLRECSDQRIMVLAFGRPEVNEIFPRLWPGRKRQDILLDGLTKKASTQLATGILGDEVALEVVERIVDQAAGNALFLEELIRSVAEESLEHSSMPATVLAMLQARLKRLEPDVRRLLRAASVFGATFWRGGVIALLEAQESASRVDEWLGVLVNQELVVHDTGGRFLGDVQYSFRHELVREGAHSMLTDADRVAGHRAAAAFLESMGERDPRVLAEHFVLGEQMTRATVCYARAAVNAFNQGDLAAVIELSERGIACGAEGELLGALLAGGARAQALKHCDHDKAYALLARAVPLLRRGSIEWWIAMGMITSIVGLVGRSDEFPRWADEFWAAPCDPDAAVIQVEAASYVVFYSIRAERGSLAEQYLARMDERIPAIRSVHAKGMWKLAHAQYEWYVQADPWAACTMAAEAEALFEASANPRLIAFARIYRGVSLVALGSLDAGEQKLRAAFAEADRSRDWLLSVVTPNLAMLLVDKGDGASIDEAERILRVHLDQQGDRSFQGLSNAILAEIFLIRGELASAEKHARLSIKMTDGYTLYRVYAHVVLTKILQCSGRFVEACHHIDAALSWYAKVGACFLDVRLWLAVFEAHAAANDQVATRALGVAVERIRTRAERMADTNLRTRFLTNNSVNRRVLEEARTHLPPSALAFAQTDGLAE from the coding sequence ATGAGCAGACGAGATCCGTTGGAAAACAAGGTCGTCGCCGGGCGGTTCGTCATCGAAGAGCCCGCAGGCAGCGGTGGCATGGGCGTCGTCTACCGCGCCCGCGATCAGCAGCGCGATGGCGCGAGGGTGGCGCTCAAGGTGCTCCATTCCACCGCGTACGTGCAGCAGTTTCAGGAGAGATTCGAGCGCGAGGCCCAGGTCCTCTCGACGTTGAATCATCCCGGCATCGTCTCGTACGTCGACCATGGGACCACGCCCCAAGGCGAGTCGTACCTCGTCATGGAATGGCTCGAAGGGGAAGACCTGGAGACGCGCTTGGAGCGCGAAGGTCTCACCCTCGGTGAAACGTTGACCTTGTTCCGAAAGATCGCCGATGCGCTTTCGGCAGCACACCGTCACGGAATCGTGCATCGGGACCTCAAGCCGGGAAATATCTTCCTCGTCGGCGGACGTCCCGATGCGGTGTCCCTCGTCGACTTCGGTGTGGCGCGGCTGGTTTCATCGCACCTGACGACGCCCGGCCTCGCGATCGGAACACCGCGATACATGGCACCGGAACAAGCGCGTGGCGAGCCGGACGTCGGTCCGAGCGCGGACGTGTTCACACTCGGGTGCGTGATGTTCCAGTGCCTGACCGGAGAGTCGCCCTTCGTGGGAGGTCACCCGGCATTCGTCATGGCGAACATTCTCCTTCAGGAAGCGCCGCGCCTCCGAACCCGGAGGCCGGCGATGCCGCAAAGCGTGGAGGACCTGGTTGCACGGATGCTTGCAAAGGACCCGCAGCATCGTCCGAAGGATGCGAGCGCGCTCCTCCAGGCGCTCGACGCGCTCGGATCGCTTCCGGATACCGCGGCACCCGAGCCTCCCCCGAGCGTGCAGCGCTCCGCGCATCCTCAGCTTGCCGTGCCCCTCCTCGACGAGCAACAGCTCGTCAGCGTCATCGTGTCCGTGAGTGAGAACAGGCGTGAATCCCCGCGCACGGCGTTCGCCGATGCGTTGCGCGGGCGTTTCGGGGCTCGGGTCGAGCTTCTCGTGGACGGATCGGTGGTCGCGGTCCTCGCCCAAACGGAGCGGATGACCGCGACCGATCAGGCCGTACATGCCGCTCGGTGCGCGCTCGTCATGCGCCAGGAACAGCCTTGGCGACGGGTCGTGGTCACGACGGGACGAGGTGTCGTCGGCGCGAATCATCCGTCGGGAGAGGCCATCGATCGCGCGGGCTCGTTGATGCAAGCCTTCACGGAGACGGAATCGGCGTCGACACGGAGCGGCGTGTTGATCGACGATGTCACCGCGCGGCTCCTCGATGCGCGCTTTCTCGTCAGCCGAACCAGCTCAGGGCACTGCGTTTTGGAGGCCGAGCACCACACCGACGAAGCACGCCCGCTGCTCGGCAGACCGACGCCGTGTGTCGGCCGCGAGCGGGAGCTTGCCTTGCTTCGAATGCTGCTCTCGGAGTGTTCCGACGAATCGGTGGCCCGGCTCGCGCTGATCATCGCACCGCCCGGGACGGGCAAATCCCGGGTGCGCCGCGAGTTTCTGCGGCAAGTGGCTCGCGACGACGCCACCGTCGAAACTCTGGTCGGACACTCGGATCCGACCCGCGCGGGGGCGCCGTACGGGCTTCTCTGGGATGCTCTCCGCAGGCTCGCCGATGTGCACGACGGCGAAGAGCTGCCTTTGCAACAAAGCAAACTTCGCGAGCGTGTCCGCCGTCACGTGCCCTCGAACGAAGCGCAATTCGTCAGCGAATTCCTCGGCGAGCTTTGTGGGATTCCGTTTCCATCGGAGGCGAGCCCGAAGCTTCGGGATGCGAGGAACGAGCCGCACATGATGGCGGGTCTGGTGAACAGGGCCTTCGTCTCGTTCTTCCGCGCGGAAAGCAACGCGCATCCGGTGCTGCTCGTCCTCGAAGATCTGCAGTGGGGCGACGCCCTCACCGTGCGGGTCGTGGACGCGATGTTGCGTGAGTGCAGCGACCAACGGATCATGGTTCTGGCCTTTGGCCGCCCCGAGGTGAACGAGATTTTTCCGAGGCTCTGGCCCGGGCGCAAACGCCAAGACATCCTGCTCGATGGCCTCACGAAGAAGGCCAGCACGCAGCTCGCGACGGGGATCCTCGGCGACGAGGTCGCACTGGAGGTCGTGGAGCGAATCGTCGATCAGGCAGCAGGCAATGCGCTCTTCCTGGAAGAATTGATTCGTTCCGTGGCCGAGGAATCCCTCGAGCACTCGAGCATGCCCGCCACGGTGCTCGCCATGTTGCAAGCGCGGCTCAAACGCCTCGAGCCGGACGTGCGGCGGCTGTTGCGAGCGGCCAGCGTTTTCGGCGCGACGTTTTGGCGTGGCGGCGTCATCGCGCTCCTCGAAGCGCAGGAATCGGCTTCGCGGGTGGACGAGTGGCTCGGCGTCCTCGTCAATCAGGAGCTCGTCGTGCACGACACCGGCGGCCGCTTTCTCGGCGATGTGCAGTACTCGTTCCGCCACGAGCTCGTCCGCGAGGGGGCGCACAGCATGTTGACCGACGCGGACCGCGTGGCCGGACATCGCGCGGCGGCGGCTTTTCTGGAGTCGATGGGGGAACGCGATCCGCGCGTCCTGGCCGAGCATTTCGTGCTCGGCGAACAGATGACCCGAGCCACGGTGTGCTACGCGCGGGCAGCGGTGAACGCCTTCAATCAGGGCGATCTCGCTGCGGTCATCGAGCTTTCCGAGCGTGGAATCGCATGCGGTGCCGAGGGCGAGCTTTTGGGCGCGTTGCTCGCCGGTGGCGCACGGGCCCAGGCCTTGAAGCATTGCGATCACGACAAGGCGTATGCGCTCCTTGCTCGGGCGGTGCCCCTCCTGCGCCGTGGAAGCATCGAGTGGTGGATCGCCATGGGGATGATCACCTCGATCGTTGGCCTGGTGGGTCGCTCGGACGAGTTCCCGCGGTGGGCGGACGAGTTTTGGGCGGCCCCTTGCGATCCGGATGCCGCCGTGATCCAGGTGGAAGCTGCGTCGTACGTCGTCTTCTATTCGATTCGCGCGGAGCGAGGTTCGCTGGCCGAACAGTATCTGGCGCGGATGGACGAGCGCATCCCGGCCATTCGGAGCGTCCACGCAAAAGGCATGTGGAAGCTCGCGCACGCGCAGTACGAGTGGTACGTCCAAGCGGACCCTTGGGCCGCGTGCACGATGGCCGCGGAGGCGGAGGCGCTGTTCGAAGCCAGCGCCAATCCGCGCCTCATTGCGTTCGCGCGGATTTATCGAGGCGTCTCGCTCGTAGCGTTGGGTAGCCTCGACGCCGGCGAGCAAAAACTCCGTGCCGCGTTTGCCGAGGCGGACCGCTCCCGAGACTGGCTCCTATCCGTGGTAACGCCCAACTTGGCCATGCTCCTCGTCGACAAAGGCGATGGCGCATCCATCGACGAGGCCGAGCGCATCCTTCGTGTGCACCTGGACCAGCAGGGCGACAGGAGCTTTCAGGGATTGTCGAATGCCATTCTCGCGGAGATCTTTCTGATTCGCGGGGAGCTCGCATCGGCGGAAAAACACGCTCGACTGAGCATCAAGATGACCGATGGGTATACCCTTTATCGCGTGTACGCCCACGTGGTGCTGACGAAGATTCTGCAGTGCAGCGGCCGATTCGTCGAAGCGTGCCATCACATCGACGCGGCCCTCTCGTGGTACGCGAAGGTTGGGGCCTGCTTTCTCGACGTGCGGCTCTGGCTGGCGGTGTTCGAGGCGCATGCCGCCGCGAACGACCAGGTGGCCACGCGAGCTTTGGGGGTTGCCGTCGAACGAATTCGGACTCGCGCGGAGCGTATGGCGGATACCAACCTTCGCACGCGCTTCCTCACGAACAACTCGGTAAACCGCCGCGTGCTCGAAGAGGCACGAACGCACCTGCCGCCTTCGGCCCTGGCATTCGCGCAAACGGACGGCCTTGCGGAGTGA
- a CDS encoding protein kinase yields MSVDELELKSLFAGRFLVEAVAGTGGMAIVYRARDQERGNAPVALKVLRRLGRVAHLHERFAREALVLSTLRHPGIVSYIDHGVTPQGEAFLVMEWLEGESLGQRLSRQGLSLLETVTLLGRVAEALSVAHRHGIVHRDLKPENIFLLGGRPDSPTVLDFGVARLISSDLTTTGLALGTPLYMAPEQARGEAIGPSADVFALGCVMFHCLTGRVLFDASHPTLVMAGILLQEAPSLRSVRASMPKELETLLASMLDKDPRRRPRDAGALLEGLNRLGALSDEPAPDKAITRAVPLSGEQQLVSVILSIAHGTGDERTDHPPLFDMLRRRFGARVEQLVDGSMIATLAQTESMTATDQAVQAARCALLVRKELPSQERVVVATGRGVVGANLPGGEVMDRAGKLLETSQASGGVWIDDVTSRLLDVRFRMSRTKSGHCILHAELQIDETRRLLGQPTPLVGRRRELAQLQMLLGECCENSVARLAVVVAPPGVGKSHLRREFVQQVQREVSRSVDVWLGRTDPTRADASYGLLWDALRRLIDVQDGEELTMQQSRLRQRVRRYVPVGQAPFVTEFLGELCRIPFPSENSPKLRMARSEARTMADQVSAAFLAFVRAETSAHPVLLVLEDLHWSDGLTVRLIDEMLRGCSDKPIMVLALARPEVETRHPNLWADRKREYLSLDGLTKKASAQLVTHVLGNQIAPAIVERIVDQAEGNALFLEELIRFVAQNTSDALPDTVIAMLQARLQRLEPELRRTLRAASVYGATFWRAGLVALLGEGDSAGSIDQRLESLIDQELIVRNATSRFLGDTQYSFRHALLREAAHGTLTDDDRLAGHRAAAAFLESMGERDPGVLAEHFALGGEKERAAAYYARAAIEAVHYNELEAVTPLAERGIACGAQGDVLGQILSARGGVSYFQHDHASARTLIEEALSLLRPGSARWWHAAGTMSVISTSVLRWDEVLRWGEQLRTAPFDPQAATMRIRALSLFAAKLIWSGRHAHSAPLLTQLDSMIDSPLEDVEGRAWRDFAHMSAAFWSQPDPWRALMAASRAEVFFEQAEYSRLLGPTQAFRGYLLVHLGNFDAGEAKLRTSLELARRTRDPFTLSLAVPFLALTLVETGDAAATDEAERLLRGFLDTPSDPKQQGFGHAILGEIHLGRGELEPAERHARAALNMIGEHLVLRPSADTLLTKVLLHAGRHGEACEHVHGALALVASIGGCGFLEVPLRLAAFEAYVAASNPAAAGILEGAVEQVGIRAEGIPDARLRERFLTKNPANRRVLAEAERLLPPSVLAFARLGGQAAS; encoded by the coding sequence ATGAGCGTGGACGAGCTCGAACTCAAGAGCCTTTTCGCCGGTCGCTTCCTCGTGGAGGCCGTGGCGGGAACCGGCGGAATGGCCATCGTTTACCGTGCGCGCGACCAAGAGCGTGGCAACGCCCCCGTGGCGCTCAAGGTGCTTCGCCGTCTCGGACGGGTCGCCCACCTTCACGAGCGATTCGCGCGCGAGGCGCTCGTCTTGTCGACGCTGCGGCACCCCGGAATCGTGTCGTACATCGATCACGGCGTGACTCCGCAGGGCGAGGCTTTTCTCGTCATGGAGTGGCTCGAAGGAGAAAGCCTCGGCCAGCGTTTGAGCCGGCAAGGCTTGTCCCTGCTCGAAACCGTGACCCTGCTCGGGCGGGTGGCCGAGGCGCTTTCCGTCGCACACCGGCATGGGATCGTGCATCGCGACCTCAAGCCTGAAAACATCTTCCTTCTGGGTGGCCGGCCGGATTCTCCGACGGTGCTCGACTTTGGCGTGGCCCGCCTGATTTCGTCCGACCTTACGACGACCGGCCTCGCGCTCGGAACGCCGCTCTACATGGCGCCGGAGCAGGCGCGTGGGGAAGCGATTGGACCGAGCGCAGACGTGTTCGCGCTCGGTTGCGTGATGTTCCACTGCCTGACGGGACGGGTGCTCTTCGATGCGTCGCACCCGACGCTCGTCATGGCCGGCATCCTGCTGCAAGAGGCCCCGTCTTTGCGCTCGGTTCGAGCCTCGATGCCAAAGGAGCTGGAGACGCTGCTCGCGTCGATGCTCGACAAGGATCCACGGCGGCGTCCCCGAGATGCGGGCGCGCTCCTCGAAGGTCTGAATCGGCTTGGTGCACTCTCGGATGAACCCGCCCCCGACAAGGCGATCACACGTGCCGTCCCCCTCTCGGGCGAGCAACAACTCGTGAGCGTCATTTTGTCGATTGCGCACGGCACCGGCGACGAGCGCACGGATCACCCGCCGCTGTTCGACATGTTGCGCCGTCGGTTCGGCGCGCGGGTCGAACAGCTCGTGGACGGCTCGATGATCGCGACCCTCGCCCAGACCGAGAGCATGACCGCGACCGACCAAGCCGTGCAGGCGGCGCGGTGTGCGCTCCTCGTCCGCAAAGAGTTGCCCTCCCAAGAACGGGTCGTGGTCGCAACCGGACGGGGCGTCGTCGGCGCGAACCTGCCGGGTGGAGAGGTCATGGACCGCGCGGGCAAGCTGCTCGAGACGTCGCAGGCGTCCGGTGGCGTGTGGATCGACGACGTGACGTCGCGCCTGCTCGATGTGCGCTTTCGAATGAGTCGAACCAAATCGGGCCACTGCATCTTGCACGCGGAGCTCCAAATCGACGAGACGCGGCGGTTGCTCGGCCAACCGACCCCCCTCGTCGGCCGCCGTCGAGAGCTCGCCCAGCTGCAAATGCTGCTGGGGGAGTGCTGCGAGAACTCCGTGGCTCGCCTCGCCGTGGTGGTCGCCCCGCCCGGAGTCGGCAAATCGCACCTGCGTCGCGAATTCGTCCAACAGGTTCAGCGCGAGGTGTCGAGGTCCGTCGACGTGTGGCTCGGGCGCACCGATCCGACGCGCGCGGACGCGTCGTACGGCCTGCTCTGGGATGCCTTGCGCAGGCTCATCGACGTCCAGGATGGCGAGGAGCTCACGATGCAACAGAGCCGACTTCGCCAGAGGGTGCGGCGTTATGTGCCCGTGGGCCAGGCGCCCTTCGTCACCGAGTTTCTCGGAGAGCTCTGTCGGATCCCATTTCCATCGGAGAACAGCCCGAAGCTCCGGATGGCGCGCTCCGAGGCGCGCACCATGGCCGATCAGGTGAGCGCCGCATTTCTTGCCTTCGTACGTGCCGAAACGAGCGCGCACCCGGTGCTGCTGGTCCTCGAGGACCTTCATTGGAGCGACGGGCTCACGGTGCGTTTGATCGACGAGATGCTGCGGGGGTGCAGCGACAAGCCCATCATGGTTCTCGCGCTCGCGCGGCCCGAGGTCGAAACACGCCATCCGAATCTCTGGGCCGATCGCAAACGCGAATATCTCAGCCTCGATGGATTGACGAAAAAGGCGAGCGCGCAGCTGGTGACCCATGTCCTTGGCAACCAGATCGCGCCCGCGATCGTGGAACGCATCGTCGACCAAGCCGAGGGCAATGCGCTTTTCTTGGAGGAACTGATTCGTTTCGTGGCGCAAAACACGTCCGATGCCCTGCCGGATACCGTCATTGCCATGTTGCAAGCGCGGCTTCAGCGCCTCGAGCCGGAATTGCGGCGGACGCTTCGTGCGGCCAGTGTTTACGGTGCGACGTTTTGGCGCGCCGGCCTCGTGGCACTGCTCGGAGAAGGCGATTCGGCCGGGAGCATCGACCAGCGGCTCGAGTCGCTGATCGATCAAGAACTGATCGTGCGCAATGCCACGAGCCGCTTTCTCGGAGATACGCAATATTCATTTCGGCACGCGCTGCTGCGGGAGGCCGCACACGGCACACTGACCGACGACGACCGCTTGGCGGGTCATCGTGCCGCCGCCGCGTTTCTCGAATCGATGGGTGAACGCGATCCAGGCGTTCTCGCGGAACACTTCGCCCTCGGTGGCGAGAAGGAGCGAGCGGCCGCCTATTACGCGCGGGCGGCCATCGAGGCGGTCCATTACAATGAGCTCGAGGCCGTGACGCCCCTCGCCGAGCGAGGAATCGCATGCGGGGCGCAGGGCGACGTGCTCGGACAGATCCTCTCCGCGCGAGGGGGCGTGAGCTATTTCCAGCACGATCATGCGAGCGCCCGCACGCTCATCGAGGAGGCATTGTCGCTCCTGCGCCCTGGCAGCGCCCGCTGGTGGCACGCCGCGGGAACCATGAGCGTCATATCGACGAGCGTCCTTCGTTGGGACGAGGTTCTGCGCTGGGGGGAACAGCTGCGAACGGCGCCTTTCGATCCGCAGGCGGCCACGATGCGCATACGGGCCTTGTCTCTTTTCGCCGCGAAGTTGATTTGGTCCGGGCGGCACGCCCATAGCGCGCCACTCCTGACGCAACTGGACAGCATGATCGATTCCCCTCTCGAGGATGTGGAGGGGCGAGCCTGGCGGGACTTCGCACACATGTCTGCTGCCTTCTGGTCCCAGCCGGATCCTTGGCGAGCCTTGATGGCGGCCTCCCGCGCGGAAGTGTTTTTCGAGCAAGCCGAGTACTCGCGCCTTCTTGGGCCGACGCAGGCCTTCCGGGGTTACCTGCTCGTTCACCTGGGCAATTTCGACGCGGGGGAGGCGAAGCTGCGAACCAGCCTCGAACTTGCGCGGCGTACGCGAGACCCGTTCACCTTGTCGCTGGCGGTGCCGTTTCTCGCGCTGACCCTCGTCGAGACGGGGGACGCCGCCGCCACCGACGAAGCCGAGCGCCTCCTTCGCGGATTTTTGGACACTCCGTCCGATCCCAAGCAGCAAGGCTTTGGGCATGCCATCCTGGGCGAGATTCATCTCGGACGCGGCGAGCTCGAACCTGCCGAACGGCATGCGCGAGCGGCGCTGAACATGATCGGCGAACACCTCGTGCTCCGGCCGTCGGCCGACACGCTGCTGACGAAGGTCCTCCTTCATGCGGGCCGTCATGGCGAGGCGTGCGAGCACGTGCATGGTGCGCTCGCCTTGGTCGCGTCCATCGGGGGCTGTGGCTTTCTCGAGGTACCACTTCGGCTTGCGGCGTTCGAAGCGTACGTCGCCGCGTCCAACCCGGCCGCAGCAGGCATTTTGGAAGGTGCCGTCGAACAGGTCGGCATTCGTGCCGAGGGCATCCCCGATGCGCGCCTTCGCGAGCGCTTCCTCACGAAGAATCCGGCCAATCGACGCGTGCTGGCGGAAGCCGAAAGGCTGCTGCCCCCTTCGGTCCTCGCGTTTGCACGTCTTGGAGGCCAGGCCGCATCATGA
- a CDS encoding OsmC family protein, which produces MIRKSTAVWKGNGLQGEGALTTQSGVFRDQPYSFKTRFQSEDGKAGTNPEELIAAAHAGCYAMALSFALSDAGHAPKELRVAANVDLNKVGEGFAITNIALELEANIPGIDQAKFQQLADAAKKNCPVSKALSATPITLSAKLVG; this is translated from the coding sequence ATGATTCGAAAGAGCACGGCAGTCTGGAAGGGCAACGGTCTACAAGGCGAGGGCGCGCTCACGACGCAAAGCGGGGTGTTCCGCGATCAGCCGTACTCATTCAAAACGCGCTTCCAAAGCGAAGACGGCAAGGCCGGCACCAACCCAGAGGAGCTCATCGCCGCCGCCCACGCCGGCTGCTACGCCATGGCGCTCTCGTTTGCATTGAGCGACGCCGGCCACGCCCCCAAAGAGCTCCGCGTCGCCGCCAACGTGGATCTGAACAAGGTGGGCGAAGGCTTCGCCATCACGAACATCGCGTTGGAGCTCGAGGCGAACATCCCGGGCATCGACCAGGCGAAGTTCCAACAATTGGCCGACGCGGCAAAGAAGAACTGCCCCGTGTCCAAGGCCCTCTCGGCCACGCCGATCACGCTGTCGGCGAAGTTGGTCGGCTGA
- a CDS encoding acetyl-CoA C-acetyltransferase, which yields MSTSYIIDAVRTPRGRGKLGKGALTGIHPQELLAQVLKELERRGTFEAREVDDVIAGCVSQVGDQGANVARNAVLAAAWPNEVSAVSLNRFCASGLQAIHFGAMAVASGAMDLAIAGGVESMSRVPMGADGGGQDGGNLELRKRLFQVPQGISADLIATLEGFSREEVDAVALRSQRNAARAIEEKRFARSLLAVRDPATGAVALERDEFPRPDTTAEGLAALKPSFVGMGEAVVGPNGETLDQIALAAYPAAGVIHHVHTAGNSSGIVDGAAAVALASERYVREHGIKPRARIRAMATIGSEPVLMLTAPAPASEKALRRAGMTARDIDLWEINEAFAGVVLQVTRALGIEHDRVNVNGGAIALGHPLGATGAMLFGTALDELERSGKATALITMCVGGGQGIATILERV from the coding sequence ATGAGCACGAGCTACATCATCGATGCCGTCCGAACCCCGCGCGGGCGAGGCAAACTGGGCAAGGGAGCGCTCACGGGGATTCACCCACAGGAGCTGCTCGCGCAAGTCCTGAAGGAGCTCGAACGGCGCGGCACCTTCGAGGCACGCGAGGTGGACGACGTCATCGCGGGGTGTGTCTCCCAGGTGGGCGACCAAGGTGCGAACGTTGCGCGCAACGCTGTGTTGGCGGCGGCCTGGCCGAACGAAGTGTCGGCGGTGTCGCTGAATCGGTTCTGTGCGTCGGGCCTGCAAGCGATCCACTTCGGAGCGATGGCGGTCGCGTCCGGCGCCATGGACCTGGCCATCGCCGGCGGGGTGGAGAGCATGTCGCGCGTGCCGATGGGCGCCGATGGAGGCGGGCAGGACGGGGGCAATCTGGAACTGCGCAAACGCCTCTTTCAGGTTCCGCAGGGCATCAGTGCGGATCTCATCGCGACCTTGGAGGGCTTCTCGCGCGAGGAGGTGGACGCCGTGGCGCTGCGCTCGCAGAGGAATGCGGCACGGGCCATCGAGGAAAAGCGCTTCGCCCGGTCGCTGTTGGCCGTGCGCGATCCTGCAACCGGCGCCGTGGCGCTGGAGCGCGATGAATTTCCGCGGCCCGACACGACGGCCGAGGGGCTGGCGGCGCTCAAGCCATCGTTCGTCGGTATGGGCGAGGCCGTCGTGGGACCGAACGGCGAGACGTTGGACCAGATTGCGCTCGCGGCGTACCCGGCGGCTGGGGTGATTCATCATGTGCATACTGCAGGCAATTCGAGCGGCATCGTCGATGGCGCCGCCGCGGTGGCGCTCGCGTCCGAGCGGTATGTGCGCGAGCACGGCATCAAGCCGCGTGCCCGCATCCGGGCGATGGCCACGATTGGAAGCGAGCCCGTGTTGATGCTGACGGCGCCGGCCCCGGCGAGCGAGAAGGCTCTGCGCCGCGCGGGCATGACCGCACGCGACATCGATTTGTGGGAGATCAACGAAGCCTTTGCCGGTGTCGTGCTTCAGGTGACGCGCGCGCTCGGCATCGAGCACGACCGTGTGAATGTGAACGGCGGAGCCATTGCACTGGGGCATCCTTTGGGCGCGACCGGCGCTATGCTCTTCGGCACGGCGCTCGACGAGCTCGAACGAAGTGGAAAGGCCACGGCGCTCATTACGATGTGCGTCGGCGGCGGGCAGGGCATCGCCACGATTCTCGAGCGCGTTTGA
- a CDS encoding cyanoglobin produces MINAKRTPFEVLGGQDAAMALAKRFYDHMDEHEPELVAVHRRDESGRVAAVVREHFTAFLVEWLGGPPMYSPVHGHPRLRMRHMHVPIGNQLRDAWLRCMGAALEHPSVDPEVREYLTRRFADVADFLRNRPES; encoded by the coding sequence ATGATCAACGCCAAACGCACCCCCTTCGAGGTGCTCGGAGGGCAAGACGCCGCCATGGCTTTGGCGAAGCGCTTTTACGATCACATGGACGAACACGAGCCGGAGCTCGTCGCCGTGCATCGCCGGGACGAATCGGGCCGCGTGGCTGCGGTGGTGCGCGAGCACTTCACCGCGTTCCTCGTGGAGTGGCTCGGCGGGCCGCCGATGTACTCGCCGGTCCATGGCCACCCGCGACTTCGCATGCGCCACATGCACGTCCCCATCGGTAACCAGCTTCGCGATGCGTGGCTTCGCTGCATGGGCGCCGCCCTCGAGCACCCCAGCGTCGACCCGGAGGTGCGCGAGTACCTCACGCGCCGCTTCGCCGACGTGGCGGACTTTCTTCGCAATCGGCCGGAGAGCTAA
- the aroC gene encoding chorismate synthase: MSHNTFGHLFRVTTFGESHGPTIGCVVDGCPPRIPIAEPEIQHFLDKRRPGQSRFTTQRREPDAVRIVSGVMDGVTTGAPIGLLIDNVDQRSKDYGEIKDRYRPGHADFTYDAKYGIRDYRGGGRSSARETAMRVAAGAVARKVLSGVTIRGALVQLGPNGIDRANWSDAAIDENPFFCPDPKAAIAWETYLDDVRKRGSSCGAIVEVTADGVPAGWGAPIYGKLDAELASAFMSINAVKGVEIGEGMAAAALEGESNADEMRAGQGIPTFLSNHAGGILGGISTGQRIVARFAVKPTSSILTLQRSVDRYNDEVEVRTKGRHDPCVGIRAVPVGEAMMAIVLADAFLRHRGQNGDGVAWPLSRDT; the protein is encoded by the coding sequence ATGTCGCACAACACTTTCGGGCACCTTTTCCGCGTTACCACGTTTGGCGAGAGCCACGGTCCCACCATCGGCTGCGTCGTCGATGGATGCCCTCCGCGCATCCCCATTGCCGAGCCCGAGATTCAGCATTTTCTCGACAAGCGGCGCCCCGGCCAGTCCCGCTTCACGACGCAGCGGCGCGAGCCCGACGCCGTGCGCATCGTCTCCGGCGTCATGGACGGCGTGACCACCGGGGCGCCCATTGGGCTGCTCATCGACAACGTCGATCAGCGCTCCAAGGACTACGGCGAGATCAAAGACCGCTACCGGCCAGGGCACGCCGACTTCACCTACGACGCGAAGTACGGCATCCGTGACTACCGCGGCGGCGGTCGCTCGTCCGCGCGCGAGACCGCCATGCGCGTGGCCGCCGGCGCCGTCGCCCGCAAAGTCCTTTCCGGCGTGACCATCCGCGGTGCATTGGTGCAACTCGGGCCGAACGGCATCGATCGCGCGAACTGGAGCGATGCCGCCATCGACGAGAACCCGTTTTTCTGCCCCGATCCCAAGGCCGCCATCGCTTGGGAGACGTACCTCGACGACGTGCGCAAGCGCGGTTCGTCGTGCGGTGCCATCGTCGAGGTCACGGCCGATGGCGTGCCCGCGGGATGGGGCGCGCCCATTTACGGCAAGCTCGATGCAGAGCTCGCGAGCGCGTTCATGAGCATCAACGCGGTCAAGGGCGTGGAGATCGGCGAAGGCATGGCGGCCGCCGCGCTCGAAGGTGAAAGCAATGCGGACGAAATGCGCGCGGGGCAGGGGATTCCGACATTCCTCTCGAACCACGCGGGCGGAATCCTTGGCGGGATCTCCACCGGGCAACGCATCGTCGCGCGCTTCGCCGTGAAGCCCACGTCCTCCATTCTGACGTTGCAACGCTCTGTGGATCGCTACAACGACGAGGTCGAAGTTCGCACCAAGGGCCGCCACGATCCATGCGTCGGCATCCGCGCGGTGCCGGTGGGCGAGGCGATGATGGCCATCGTCCTCGCCGACGCATTTCTTCGCCACCGCGGGCAAAACGGCGATGGCGTCGCATGGCCGTTGTCCCGCGATACTTGA